One window of Mus caroli chromosome 11, CAROLI_EIJ_v1.1, whole genome shotgun sequence genomic DNA carries:
- the Mbtd1 gene encoding MBT domain-containing protein 1 isoform X8 has protein sequence MITAIKKQNILHNPKEKADSFGMFDGYDSCSEDTSSSSSSEESEEEVAPLPSNLPIIKNNGQVYTYPDGKSGMATCEMCGMVGVRDAFYSKTKRFCSVSCSRSYSSNSKKASILARLQGKPPTKKAKVLQKQPLVAKLAAYAQYQATLQNQAKTKAGNSAISVEGFSWGNYINSNSFIAAPVACFKHAPMGTCWGDISENVRIEVPNTDCSLPTKVFWIAGIIKLAGYNALLRYEGFENDSSLDFWCNICGSDIHPVGWCAASGKPLVPPRTVQHKYTNWKAFLVKRLTGAKTLPPDFSQKVSESMQYPFKPCMRVEVVDKRHLCRTRVAVVESVIGGRLRLVYEESEDRTDDFWCHMHSPLIHHIGWSRSIGHRFKRSDITKKQDGHFDTPPHLFAKVKEVDQSGEWFKEGMKLEAIDPLNLSTICVATIRKVLADGFLMIGIDGSEAADGSDWFCYHATSPSIFPVGFCEINMIELTPPRGYTKLPFKWFDYLRETGSIAAPVKLFNKDVPNHGFRVGMKLEAVDLMEPRLICVATVTRIIHRLLRIHFDGWEEEYDQWVDCESPDLYPVGWCQLTGYQLQPPASQSSRESQSASSKQKKKAKSQQYKGHKKMTTSQLKEELLDGEDYSFLHGASDQESNGSATVYIKQEP, from the exons ATGATCACTGCAATTAAAAA ACAGAACATTCTTCACAATccaaaagaaaaagcagactCGTTCGGGATGTTTGACGGCTATGATAGCTGCAGTGAGGACACAAGTAGCAGCTCCAGCTCTGAGGAGAGTGAAGAAGAAGTTGCTCCTTTACCTTCTAATCTCCCAATCATCAAAAATAATGGACAGGTCTACACATACCCAGATGGTAAATCTGGCATG GCTACCTGTGAGATGTGTGGGATGGTCGGTGTGCGAGATGCTTTTTACTCTAAAACAAAACGTTTCTGCAGTGTTTCCTGTTCAAGAAGTTACTCGTCAAACTCTAAGAAGGCAAGCATTCTGGCCAGACTTCAG GGTAAGCCtccaacaaagaaagcaaaagtccTTCAAAAACAACCTTTAGTTGCTAAATTAGCTGCCTATGCTCAGTATCAAGCTACCTTGCAAAATCAAGCAAAGACAAAAGCAGGCAATTCTG caatCTCTGTGGAAGGCTTCAGCTGGGGTAACTACATCAACAGCAATAGCTTCATAGCAGCTCCAGTGGCCTGTTTTAAGCAT GCACCTATGGGGACCTGCTGGGGTGATATCTCGGAAAATGTAAGGATAGAAGTTCCCAATACAGACTGCAGTCTACCTACCAAAGTCTTCTGGATTGCTGGAATTATAAAATTAGCAG GTTATAATGCCCTTTTGAGATATGAAGGATTTGAAAATGATTCTTCTCTGGACTTCTGGTGCAATATATGTGGGTCTGATATTCATCCAGTTGGTTGGTGTGCAGCTAGTGGAAAACCTCTCGTTCCTCCTAGAA ctGTTCAACATAAATATACAAACTGGAAAGCTTTTCTAGTAAAAAGACTTACTGGTGCCAAAACACTTCCTCCTGATTTCTCACAAAAG GTTTCTGAGAGTATGCAATATCCTTTCAAACCTTGCATGAGAGTAGAAGTAGTTGACAAGAGGCATTTATGTCGAACAAGAGTAGCAGTGGTGGAAAGTGTAATTGGAGGACGACTACGGCTGGTGTATGAAGAGAGTGAAGATAGAACAGACGACTTCTGGTGCCACATGCACAGCCCCTTAATCCACCATATTGGATGGTCAAGAAGCATAGGCCATCGATTCAAGAGATCAG ATATTACGAAGAAACAGGACGGACATTTCGATACACCTCCACACTTATTTGCTAAG gTAAAAGAAGTAGACCAGAGTGGAGAATGGttcaaagaaggaatgaaattGGAAGCTATAGACCCATTAAATCTTTCTACAATATGTGTTGCAACCATTAGAAAG GTGCTGGCTGATGGATTCCTGATGATTGGGATTGATGGCTCAGAAGCAGCAGATGGATCTGACTGGTTCTGTTATCATGCAACCTCTCCTTCTATTTTCCCTGTGGGTTTCTGTGAAATTAACATGATAGAACTGACTCCACCCAGAGGTTACACAAAACTTCCTTTTAAATGGTTTGACTACCTCAGGGAAACCGGCTCCATTGCAGCACCAGTAAAACTATTTAATAAGGATGTTCCAAACCACGGATTCCGTGTAGGAATGAAATTAGAAGCTGTAGATCTCATGGAGCCACGGTTAATATGTGTAGCCACAGTTACTCGAATTATTCACCGGCTCTTGAG GATACATTTTGATGGTTGGGAAGAAGAGTATGATCAGTGGGTAGACTGTGAGTCCCCTGACCTCTATCCTGTAGGGTGGTGTCAGTTAACTGGATATCAACTACAGCCTCCAGCATCACAGT
- the Mbtd1 gene encoding MBT domain-containing protein 1 isoform X7 — MITAIKKQNILHNPKEKADSFGMFDGYDSCSEDTSSSSSSEESEEEVAPLPSNLPIIKNNGQVYTYPDGKSGMATCEMCGMVGVRDAFYSKTKRFCSVSCSRSYSSNSKKASILARLQVTGKPPTKKAKVLQKQPLVAKLAAYAQYQATLQNQAKTKAGNSAISVEGFSWGNYINSNSFIAAPVACFKHAPMGTCWGDISENVRIEVPNTDCSLPTKVFWIAGIIKLAGYNALLRYEGFENDSSLDFWCNICGSDIHPVGWCAASGKPLVPPRTVQHKYTNWKAFLVKRLTGAKTLPPDFSQKVSESMQYPFKPCMRVEVVDKRHLCRTRVAVVESVIGGRLRLVYEESEDRTDDFWCHMHSPLIHHIGWSRSIGHRFKRSDITKKQDGHFDTPPHLFAKVKEVDQSGEWFKEGMKLEAIDPLNLSTICVATIRKVLADGFLMIGIDGSEAADGSDWFCYHATSPSIFPVGFCEINMIELTPPRGYTKLPFKWFDYLRETGSIAAPVKLFNKDVPNHGFRVGMKLEAVDLMEPRLICVATVTRIIHRLLRIHFDGWEEEYDQWVDCESPDLYPVGWCQLTGYQLQPPASQSSRESQSASSKQKKKAKSQQYKGHKKMTTSQLKEELLDGEDYSFLHGASDQESNGSATVYIKQEP, encoded by the exons ATGATCACTGCAATTAAAAA ACAGAACATTCTTCACAATccaaaagaaaaagcagactCGTTCGGGATGTTTGACGGCTATGATAGCTGCAGTGAGGACACAAGTAGCAGCTCCAGCTCTGAGGAGAGTGAAGAAGAAGTTGCTCCTTTACCTTCTAATCTCCCAATCATCAAAAATAATGGACAGGTCTACACATACCCAGATGGTAAATCTGGCATG GCTACCTGTGAGATGTGTGGGATGGTCGGTGTGCGAGATGCTTTTTACTCTAAAACAAAACGTTTCTGCAGTGTTTCCTGTTCAAGAAGTTACTCGTCAAACTCTAAGAAGGCAAGCATTCTGGCCAGACTTCAGGTAACG GGTAAGCCtccaacaaagaaagcaaaagtccTTCAAAAACAACCTTTAGTTGCTAAATTAGCTGCCTATGCTCAGTATCAAGCTACCTTGCAAAATCAAGCAAAGACAAAAGCAGGCAATTCTG caatCTCTGTGGAAGGCTTCAGCTGGGGTAACTACATCAACAGCAATAGCTTCATAGCAGCTCCAGTGGCCTGTTTTAAGCAT GCACCTATGGGGACCTGCTGGGGTGATATCTCGGAAAATGTAAGGATAGAAGTTCCCAATACAGACTGCAGTCTACCTACCAAAGTCTTCTGGATTGCTGGAATTATAAAATTAGCAG GTTATAATGCCCTTTTGAGATATGAAGGATTTGAAAATGATTCTTCTCTGGACTTCTGGTGCAATATATGTGGGTCTGATATTCATCCAGTTGGTTGGTGTGCAGCTAGTGGAAAACCTCTCGTTCCTCCTAGAA ctGTTCAACATAAATATACAAACTGGAAAGCTTTTCTAGTAAAAAGACTTACTGGTGCCAAAACACTTCCTCCTGATTTCTCACAAAAG GTTTCTGAGAGTATGCAATATCCTTTCAAACCTTGCATGAGAGTAGAAGTAGTTGACAAGAGGCATTTATGTCGAACAAGAGTAGCAGTGGTGGAAAGTGTAATTGGAGGACGACTACGGCTGGTGTATGAAGAGAGTGAAGATAGAACAGACGACTTCTGGTGCCACATGCACAGCCCCTTAATCCACCATATTGGATGGTCAAGAAGCATAGGCCATCGATTCAAGAGATCAG ATATTACGAAGAAACAGGACGGACATTTCGATACACCTCCACACTTATTTGCTAAG gTAAAAGAAGTAGACCAGAGTGGAGAATGGttcaaagaaggaatgaaattGGAAGCTATAGACCCATTAAATCTTTCTACAATATGTGTTGCAACCATTAGAAAG GTGCTGGCTGATGGATTCCTGATGATTGGGATTGATGGCTCAGAAGCAGCAGATGGATCTGACTGGTTCTGTTATCATGCAACCTCTCCTTCTATTTTCCCTGTGGGTTTCTGTGAAATTAACATGATAGAACTGACTCCACCCAGAGGTTACACAAAACTTCCTTTTAAATGGTTTGACTACCTCAGGGAAACCGGCTCCATTGCAGCACCAGTAAAACTATTTAATAAGGATGTTCCAAACCACGGATTCCGTGTAGGAATGAAATTAGAAGCTGTAGATCTCATGGAGCCACGGTTAATATGTGTAGCCACAGTTACTCGAATTATTCACCGGCTCTTGAG GATACATTTTGATGGTTGGGAAGAAGAGTATGATCAGTGGGTAGACTGTGAGTCCCCTGACCTCTATCCTGTAGGGTGGTGTCAGTTAACTGGATATCAACTACAGCCTCCAGCATCACAGT